One genomic segment of Strix aluco isolate bStrAlu1 chromosome 14, bStrAlu1.hap1, whole genome shotgun sequence includes these proteins:
- the TERF2IP gene encoding telomeric repeat-binding factor 2-interacting protein 1: MAAAEPGGAAAAATRSRSLFLWDDGSPMRFYVRPGLAKLRLAPLVLAGGGRLCRVQEPGAVLLAQPGEAAPGGAVSTEYVTECVERNRRLPLEPFRLPAAADAALLRALRGRRAARAGGRALWKELERAALTRHSWQAMRDRYLRHLRPLLDEPRRPEEPARGTGLFEAANREFESTEVSARAGAGGGAAAEGELLEQPCLPSGSDTSDISEELSTQDGEGKSPGKTACGLKTGPGDSALPDTPLQREERSSTCSSSSVVGEVVKTMQHFMEKFSVDLFTVTQAFLKNTGEVETTLYFLQTGQRLDGYPVWSREDDLELQKDDEHARNKLIAKFGAENVAKRVAFRKKICFGVFAYCTVALQKKRVSLDRSFLLKK, translated from the exons atggcggcggcggagccggggggcgcggcggcggccgccacGCGGTCGCGGTCGCTGTTCCTGTGGGACGACGGGAGCCCGATGCGGTTCTACGTGCGGCCCGGGCTGGCCAAGCTGCGGCTGGCGCCGCTGGTGCTGGCGGGCGGCGGGCGACTGTGCCGCGTGCAGGAGCCCGGGGCCGTGCTCCTGGCGCAGCCCGGCGAGGCGGCGCCCGGTGGGGCCGTCTCCACCGAGTACGTGACCGAGTGCGTGGAGCGCAACCGGCGGCTGCCGCTGGAGCCCTTccgcctgcccgccgccgcc GACGCGGCGCTGCTGCGGGCGCTGCGCGGGCGGcgcgcggcgcgggcgggcgggcgggcgctgtgGAAGGAGCTGGAGCGGGCGGCGCTGACGCGGCACAGCTGGCAGGCGATGCGCGACCGGTACCTGCGGCACCTGCGGCCGCTGCTCGACg AGCCCCGGCGGCCGGAGGAGCCCGCCCGAGGCACGGGCCTTTTCGAGGCGGCTAACCGGGAGTTCGAGAGCACGGAGGTGAGCGCCCgggccggcgcggggggcggcgctGCCGCTGAGGGCGAGCTGCtcgagcagccctgcctgccc TCAGGAAGTGACACTTCAGACATTTCAGAAGAACTTTCTACACAAGATGGAGAGGGAAAGTCCCCAGGAAAAACAGCATGTGGTTTGAAAACTGGACCAGGGGACTCTGCCCTCCCTGACACGCCCTTACAGAGGGAAGAAAGATCAAGCACTTGCTCTTCTTCCAGTGTGGTGGGAGAAGTAGTAAAAACTATGCAGCACTTCATGGAGAAGTTCAGTGTGGACCTGTTCACTGTCACACAGGCCTTTCTGAAAAACACTGGTGAAGTGGAGACTACTTTATACTTCCTGCAGACAGGGCAGCGCTTGGATGGGTACCCTGTATGGAGCAGAGAGGATGATTTGGAATTGCAAAAAGATGATGAACATGCCAGAAATAAACTGATAGCAAAATTTGGAGCTGAAAATGTAGCAAAGCGGGTAGCATTTAGGAAAA AaatatgttttggggtttttgcttaTTGCACTGTGGCACTccaaaaaaaaag AGTTTCACTGGACAGGTCATTCCTGCTGAAAAAGTGA
- the LOC141929702 gene encoding carbohydrate sulfotransferase 4-like, whose protein sequence is MKSRKVQLFLILAVLSFLLIHFHFLPCSNNAPMEEKPSPVHILILSSWRSGSSFTGQIFSQHPSVFYLMEPAWHVWVTMYQNSAKVLHMAVRDLVRSVFLCDMSVFDAYMSSQKKKSDLFQWETSRALCSPPACDSFSRSDIITAGNCRTICGKYPFSKVEEACKTYSHVAIKEVRFFDLKVLYPLLTDPSLNLKIIHLVRDPRAVFRSRENTMADLKRDSNIVVGSQRTKGEVGPYNTMQVICKSHVEIYKAGRQAIPSFLKDRYLLVRYEDIVRDPLARAAQMYRFAELHFTPELQKWVHNITHGKEQGAQAFEIGSRDALRVSQAWRKTLPFQKIEKVQNVCKDAMHLLGYRLLQSEEEQKNMSLDLLFAQNSFE, encoded by the coding sequence ATGAAGTCTAGAAAGGTGCAGCTGTTCCTGATTCTGGCAGTTCTGTCCTTCCTTCTGATCCACTTCCACTTCCTACCCTGCAGCAACAATGCCCCCATGGAAGAAAAACCTTCTCCGGTCCACATCCTCATTCTCTCCTCCTGGCGGTCAGGATCTTCCTTCACTGGACAAATCTTCAGCCAGCACCCCAGTGTCTTCTACCTGATGGAGCCCGCGTGGCATGTGTGGGTTACGATGTACCAGAACAGTgccaaggtcttgcacatggcaGTGCGGGACCTAGTAAGGTCGGTCTTTCTGTGTGACATGTCTGTATTTGATGCTTACATGTCTAGCCAGAAGAAAAAGTCTGATTTATTTCAGTGGGAGACAAGCCGAGCCTTGTGCTCCCCCCCTGCCTGTGACTCATTCAGTCGCAGTGACATAATCACTGCAGGCAATTGCAGAACAATCTGTGGCAAATACCCATTCAGCAAGGTGGAGGAGGCTTGTAAAACTTACAGCCATGTTGCCATCAAGGAGGTTCGGTTCTTTGACCTGAAAGTTCTCTACCCCCTTCTCACTGATCCATCCCTGAACCTCAAAATCATTCACTTGGTCCGTGATCCTCGGGCTGTGTTCAGGTCCCGAGAGAATACAATGGCAGACCTGAAACGTGACAGTAACATTGTCGTGGGGTCCCAGAGGACAAAGGGAGAAGTGGGGCCCTACAACACAATGCAAGTAATCTGCAAAAGCCACGTTGAGATTTACAAGGCAGGCAGACAGGCCATTCCCAGCTTCCTGAAAGACCGCTACCTGCTGGTTCGCTATGAAGACATTGTCAGAGACCCGCTAGCAAGGGCTGCTCAGATGTACAGGTTTGCAGAACTCCATTTCACACCAGAACTCCAGAAGTGGGTGCACAACATCACCCATGGCAAAGAGCAAGGAGCACAGGCCTTTGAAATTGGGTCCAGAGATGCGCTAAGAGTATCCCAGGCCTGGAGGAAGACCCTTCCCTTccagaaaatagaaaaagtgcaaaatGTGTGCAAGGATGCAATGCACTTGCTGGGTTATCGGCTTCTTCAGTctgaagaagagcaaaaaaatatGTCGCTGGATCTTTTGTTTGCCCAGAACTCCTTTGAGTAA